The Neodiprion lecontei isolate iyNeoLeco1 chromosome 6, iyNeoLeco1.1, whole genome shotgun sequence sequence CACTATCGGAACAATACGCCAGGATCAACGTCGCACTATGCTATATATCAAATGGGATTTAACCATCTATTATATCGATGACCCCTGATAAAATTCGTcttgtattatacatagaaGTTAACTGTTTTATCATCAGGATCCGTATAGTTACTTGAATTACAATCGTCACGCGAGAGTTAGGTCTTTTATAATCAGCCCCTCTAAAgttgagtgaattttattagGGATCGTCGAATTATTGGCGCTGTGGTACAAGACGTGAAATTCCATCTACGACTTTCATCGCTCCATTGATATGACGCGATTGGTGGTAACAAGATTAGTCCTAGCACACGGATCTTGATCTGCAAGTCTGTAGCGAAACACGTTATCGAAAATAATCAGCGTACGTGCAAGCGCATATTGCGTAGGCACACATACACGCAGAATAACGTTGAGCGAAGAACGAGGCGACGTTTGAATGTTCCGGAGTCGGCAACGCGCAGCCGCGGCTTGGGATTCAAGCTTCGTTGGCAATAGCCTACCGTACTCAAAATGGCAGAGGGGTCAGAGATTGTTCTCTTCGATTTACGGACTGTCCACGACAATTTCGACCGGGCATTAATACAGGACGATGACGTCGACATTAAAATGTACCTCGCGGCCTACAACGAACTTTACAAGTGAGTTTAAGACCCTTCAATATCCATACTCTGAATATTTTCCCGGGCCAAGGTTACTTCATAGTCTGCTGGCGCTGACAGCCAACAGCTATCTTTACGCCTATGGGACCCGTGTTAACTGTTGGGACCACGTGACACGTGTTACACGTTGCCGATTAGGTCGAAATCGAAACGTTCGAATTTCAACTACCGTTGTCTATTTTTCCCGCAGATTCTTTCAACTTATGGGCTCGGTATTCAGCTTTGTCTCTTCGGACttgaaacagaaaatagaCATTTTGGCCGAGCTGATTTCCAAGGATGAGGAAAATTTTGTCACAATAAAATCGATGATACAGCATGAGACggagaataatttattacagaaGGCAGACTACACGAACGGTAGTCGTACGTTACTGAGACTCCACAGAGGCCTGGGTAAATAGATCGAGCTTACTAAaagttttcatattttcaaattctgaatGATGT is a genomic window containing:
- the LOC107224530 gene encoding ceramide-1-phosphate transfer protein isoform X1, with translation MAEGSEIVLFDLRTVHDNFDRALIQDDDVDIKMYLAAYNELYKFFQLMGSVFSFVSSDLKQKIDILAELISKDEENFVTIKSMIQHETENNLLQKADYTNGSRTLLRLHRGLDFISEFLRQLGELSDGDKTSACCQDAYNKTLAKHHPWIIRKGAVVAMYAMPTRELLFKKVCGDNVQRNLDILPKMLQVTADVFKRTDKLYEINNLHALP
- the LOC107224530 gene encoding ceramide-1-phosphate transfer protein isoform X2, encoding MAEGSEIVLFDLRTVHDNFDRALIQDDDVDIKMYLAAYNELYKFFQLMGSVFSFVSSDLKQKIDILAELISKDEENFVTIKSMIQHETENNLLQKADYTNGSRTLLRLHRGLDFISEFLRQLGELSDGDKTSACCQDAYNKTLAKHHPWIIRKGAVVAMYAMPTRELLFKKVS